The region GTCGGCAACCAAACCGCGAACGTCTCCGCAAAGTCTTCCAGCGGATGCGCCTGGGCGTACCACATGTCCAAGTGCAGCACGTAGTCTCGCGTTTGTGGATTCGGCTTGTAGAACTCCGGATAGGGGTCCGAAGGCTTACCGAACAGTTGACGATAGCGTGATTTGCGTCGGATTTGAAACGCGGTATCGATCGCGTGTCCGGCCTCATGCCGCAGAATTTTCATGCACCACTGCTTCGTCCCACCTTCGACTTCGAGCAATTGTTTGCGTTCGAGCCGGCACAATCGTGGATGGGCCAGATAGAACGGAATCGCGATTCCCGGTATACCATCGGGTGAAAACCAGTCGTCGCTGAGCCAGAAGTGCGGGCGGAACCGAAGTCCCCGCTCGGACAACTCGCCGTTGAGCTGGTCGACGCGGGCTTCCAGTGGCGTGTCACGGATCGACAGCTTCAGATCGCAGATCCGCATGTCCAACAGTTCGTCGTCAGACATCGACGCTAGATCTGGCACGCTCCCACCCATGGTTCTCCACAAACTTTTAGCAACGGTCGTTGATCGCGAGGCATCGCCATACGGTTCAGCCCTTCGGTGCGACGGAACGAACATGCGTCCAATCACATCGTCCGCTCAAACAAACAACTCTGACGTATCGAAGCCTCTGACACTTTCATCGCCCTGACCGCCTTGAAAGCCTGACCGCCTTGAAAGCCCTGACACTTCACACACACACTGAGTCGTCCGCTCGACGAAGTCTTACGGCATTGACTTCTTCAACGATAGGTCATCAAACACTGATGGCGAGTCTAACAACCCAACGAGATCAAAACAAACTCGAGTGAACGAGATCACCACGAATCGAAACCAGTCATCCACCCGTTGCTGCAAGTTGACCGGTGCGGGCCGTTCTGCCATCGCCGTGGTGATGATCGAAGGCCCCGAGGCGACGACATTGCTGCATCGCTGTTTTCGCACCCAACACACGCGGCCGATCACGATCGGAGAAGTGCGTTACGGGACCTGGTCGAAAACAGATCAAGCCGCCGGCGAGTCCGTCGTGCTGGTTCCCCTGCGTCACGACGGGGACGGCGATCGCTTTGAAATCCACAGCCACGGCGGAGCGGCCGCGGCCCAACGAATCCTCGACGATTTACAGTCTTTCGGCGCCGTCCTGGTCGATCCGTCGGAGCTGCAAACTCTCGATTTCCGCCCAAGCGATGACTCCCAAGAAGACGAAGACCTGCTCGTCGCCGAAGCCTTGACGGTCTTGCCGAAGTGCGTGACCACCAAAACCGCCGCGATTGTTCTCGATCAAATTCGTGGTGCGTTTTGCAACTGGCGTGATACCCAACTGCAAAGACTCAGTGATGCGGCCTCCGACGAGACAAATGCGGATGAGCTTTATCGCACGATTGTCGACCAAGCTCGGCTAATCGTAGACGCCGGCACAGTTGGCGTTCGTCTGACGCGTCCGTTTGATGTCGTCTTATGCGGCCCCCCCAACGTTGGCAAAAGCAGCTTGATCAACGCGTTGGTCGGCTATGACCGAAGCATCACGATGGATGTCGCCGGTACAACCCGCGATGTGCTCGATGCGGAGACGGTCTTCAACGGCTGGCCGATCCGACTTCGGGACACCGCGGGACTGCACCGAGCGGCCAACGAAATCGAGCGTCTAGGCATCGAACGAGCACTCGATGCGGTCCGGCAAGCAGACCTGCTGATCGTCGTTTCTCAACCCGGAACACCCCGGCCCGGGGAACTGTTCGATCAAGCGATAGATCAATTGGCGACGATTCCGCCGATCATCCGAGTGCTCAACAAAGCCGATTTGATCGCCGATCAGACGGAGGCCGAGATAACGGATCCGAAGCCTATCGAGACGATCGCACCGGAGGGTCTGGGAGTCGACGATTTGATTCAGACGGTGCTCGACCATTTAACCGGCGCACTCACGGCCCCCGGCACGCCGGTCCCTCTCAACACGCGGCAAAGGGATTGGATCCGATACGTCGCCGCGGCCGGCGATTTTCAGCAACTCCGGCAACGGCTTACCATGTCCCAAAGCCCGTCATTTTCTTAATGTCCGGCTGATAGGTGCCGATCCAGTCATGGTATTCGTGCCAACGACTGTCATAGAAAACGAAAATCTCGCGGGACCGGCGGTCGACATAGATCGGCAAAGGATTGGCGAGTGTGGCATTCAGGATCGCCGCACTATCGAGATCGGTTGCATGGTAATCGACCGACAACGAACACAAAAAGCGTGTCGGCGACTGCTTCACGGAAACCTCGTCCGGCGGCGACAACCAAGCCGAAAGTGACAAAAACGTTTCCCGTCGACTGAATCTTTCCTCAATCGACTCTTCCGGCCAGGGCTCGAGAATCTCGCGGCGAGCTTCCTCTAGCGGCATCAAGCCGTGATGATCGCCACGCAGATCGGACGAGGTCAGGTGATCGGACGAGGCGAGCGTCGCAGCGGCGGCCCCCGATCTTTCCCCGGAAGGCGAATCCTGGGACCGGTCCTGAAAGACCACCGCGAATAGCAAGACACAAGCGAGAAGCGGAATCACAAGCAGTCGATTCATGACAAAACCTCAACGGATGGTGAAACGGAAACAGAAAGAGAGGTGAGAGCTTCGCCGGAGACCGAATCGGCGGGGCGTTGATCCCCACGCCGTTGATGTTCAACGGCTTTTTCAGATTGGCGAAAGAGTGCGATGACGCTCGACTCGGCGACCAACAAACTGGCCACAAGACTCAGCCAAACGCTGGCGACATAGGTTTCTTTGCCGGTGAGAATCGGTATGCCGTAGGCCATCGCGATCTGCAGCAATCGAAACCAAACCGCACCGAGTGCAAGCGAATAGGACCGGATCATCCATTTGGCGTGCTCGGCGTACCGACAGCCACGTGCCGACCGGTATCCCTGCCACGTGGCCAGCCACCACAACATGCCCGTGATCGCAAACCCGATCGCTGACAGAACGCCGCCTTTTGCGTTGACGCTCAACATCAATCCCGTTGGCGCGGCCATCCAAAGAACCGAATTAAGATGCAGATAGCCGATCCAGCGGTGAAACCGGCGATGCCGAATCAGCCTTCGAAACATCAATGCCGGTCCGCTGAGCAAGCAAACCGTCGATGAGACGAGGTGAAGATAGAACGCGGTCTGCCAGAAAGCATCGTGCCTGAGCGGGCCTTTTTCCAACAGAAACGTCGCTGTTCGGTCATTGTCGAAGTAAGCCCACAGACTGACCACGATCCCGGCCGACCCCAACAGAAACAGGACCGTCCAACAAGAGCGAAAACGAAACGAAGCAAATAACAGCATTGACGATAGCCTTGATAAGGGGCTTGCTTGGCAGTTGAACAAAGCAGCCTTAGGCACCACTCCGTTCGGCCAAACGTCGAGTTTGCAACCTCGACCGGAGTATGATTTTGGACGGGCGTTGAATCATCAGAACAATGTCAAAACCGCGTCAAAGCTCTGCCAAGATCCAGTCGCGTGAAACTGATCTTTGTCGATTTGACGATTTCGCCTATGTTTCACGCGTGGAAAACCGCAAGGGAAGCGTGCCCTGTCGGAAAAGGGACTTGCGGAAACAACAGACACTCTCCCACGGAAGGGATAATTCGATGGATCATCGCTGGCGTACGCAACATTGGCGCATGCAATCCGATGCGATTCCAGCGTCCAACCCGAATGTCGGGCCGGCATTCCAACCCCACGTTCCGCCTCAGCCCGGTGCGTCGGGCGGCAGAGACGCCGTTCCGCATCATCCCGGTGTGGCACATGGCTATGCCGCACCGCAACCATCGCCGCCGATAAGATCGCATGACCCGAACGCGGCAGCGATCTATCACCAGCTCAGCCAAGCCAATGCGGAAATCGTCCGTTTGCGTTCCTTGCTGTCTACTGCGCAAGAAAAGCAGGATCGACAAACGGCACACCTGCGACAGGAAGCCCAAGCTCGCGCCGATCAAGTGAGAGAGCTAGAGCAGCAGTTCAGCCGCGAACGTGACCAAAGCCGAACGCGGCAACATCAGTTGCACAATGAAATCGAAACCTTGAAACAGGAACTGGCTAACGCAGCCTCCGCCGCTTCGGGCGAACAGCGGCAGCTTACCGAACGTCTACAGCTTCAAACGCAGCGTCACGACGCCATTGTCAGCGAACGCGACCAACAAATCCGTGTCCAAGAGCTGCAGGTATCCAAAGCCGCAGAACAAACGCAGACCTTGAGAGCGCAACTCGAAGACACCGAGCAACGTCTTGAGTCTTGGGCTACGGCTCAGACAGCGGCCGTTGACTTGGCCGACTGGCTTGACGATCAATGCCGAAAAATGACGCGTGACGCCATCGCATCGGAATCTGCGTATGATCAGCTACACGACGAGGCGATGCGTTTGCTTCGTCAACGAGATCAACAGATTCGAAAACTTAGCGACACCGTTGCAGTCCTGCAGGTTGATCACGAAACGGTCGAACTGACCAACGATGACCTTGATCAATTGTGTGCCCGGCTAGAATTCGAAAATGAACTGCTCGCCGAACAATGCGATTTGTTGACATCCCACGCCCGTCGCGATCAACAACAACTCGTCCAAGCAACCCAAACGGTCAGCGATCAACTCGCTACGACCAACCTAAAACTCGATGCGCTCTCGCGGGAAAAACAGGCGTTGCTTGAAACGATCGAGCAACACCGTCAAGCCGAAGATGAATTCGATGCTTCGCTGTTCGCCAAAGAACAGGAAATAAGCGCGATCAGTCGCAACATGAGCGACAAACAGCGGCAGCTTGATCATCTACGAAAAGAACATGCCGTCGCGATCGGACAAAACGATCAACTGCGAACCCAAGTCCGCGAACAAGATGGCAAGATCGAAGAACTGCAATCGAAACTCGCCGAGGCGAATGATCACGCCGACGAAGCGCTGAAGCTGGTCGACGAGCGTGACCAAGAATTGCGTCAAATGCAAGCCGCGACGCGGGCCGCCGAAGCCAACGCGACACTGCAACAACACGAAACGGCGCGTGAATCAACGTTAGAGATCGAACGATTGGAAACGCTGGTTGAACAATATCAACGCGACGGCGAAACCCGTGCCGAAGAAGTCGGCCAGTTGACCGCCAAGACGGCGAAACTCGAATCACAGCTTGCCGACAAAGAACGCATCAGTGAGGCCTTTGCCAAAGAAAACGACGGGCTACAAAAACAGCTCGAACAGGCCCACCGGCGGCTCGCCCAGACCGAAGAAAAGTTGCATTTGGCCAACGAACGCTTACAGCTCGGAGAACTCGCCCTCGACGAACTTCGTCAGTCCGGTGGGGCATACGAAAACGAAGCCCGTCAATTGCGATCCGAAGTCGAGAACCACAAGCTTCGTCTGGCCGAATACGCCGATCAAATCGCGACGCTGCAACACAAACTCGAATCGGCGGCAACTGCATCATCTCCGATCGCATCCCCGCTGAATGCGTCGATGCAAGCGATCATCGCGCGCCTGGAACAACGTTTAATTGACGAAACGCAACAATTGCAACTCTTTGATGGACTCGAACATCCGGCTGCCGAAGCGAAGCGGCTCAGCCGCGAACTCGCGCGACGCAACGCCGAACACGCTGCCGAACGTGAAGCTCTGTATCGCCGCATTCAAGAATTACACGTCGAACGGCGAAAGCTAGCCGCCTAATCTACCCGCGGTCGCCGGCTTTCACTCGGGACCAAACTTTCGACCGTCTCGATCGCTAATGACTTTCCGCTTCGTGCTCGGCCTCTTCCATGCTTTCACGGACTTCGTCACCGGCTGTCCAGTAAAACACCGTCCCAATGATCGCGATGATCACTTTGACGATTTCGAACACTAAGGCGATCAACGTCCCCGACGCCAACGTCGGTTCGGATGGGATCAATTGATACAGCCATTCAATGGCGGCTTCGAACAACCCCAAACCGGCAGGTGTGATCGGCAATGCCGAAGCAAGCATCCCGATCGGCACGATGATAAAGTGCTCGGCAAAGGTCGGCACCGATGGATACAACGATCGCGCGATCAAGTACACGCTGACCGTCAGCAGGCCGTGCACCCCAAGGCTCATCAAAATCGACATGCCGAAAGCCAAGGGATGGTGATGGAACATCCGCAAGGGAGGTCCGACTCGTTCGACGACCGGACCAATCATTGGCAAGCGTGCCCCGCGCCGAACCAGTCGATCGACAAAGGCACCGCCAAAGACCAACAAGCACAGCACAACGGTTCCCAAAATCACGAGCACACCGCATCCGAAGCGAATTTTCTGCATGTCCTCTGATTCGGCACCACTTGCCAATTGGTTGCCTTGAAAGACGAACGCGGCCGATGCAAGTAGCAGCAATCCGTAAAGCCCGACACCGCGGTCGACCACTACCGACGCGACCGCCTGCACCCGTCGACCGGGACGCCGCTTGGCCAAGAAGATGGCTTTGAATAAATCGCCGCCGACACTGCCGGCAGATACAAAGTTCAACAAGAAACAAATCGCGCCCAGTCGATGCGCCTCGAGCATCGTCAAGTCGATCCCCTGACAACGAACTAGCAAACACCATCGGATAAACGAGAGGCTGATCGCCCCCACGGCGACGAACAGAGCCGATGCTAACAGCGGGTAATTCTTGTCATGCTCGGACAAAGACTCCCATTGCTCGGGCGTCACCCGAGAAACCAAAAATGCGATGATTCCCAAAGGGATCATGACTTTGGCGAGCGTCAGCAATATTTGTCGCGGCGAATTCATTCAAACGTTCTTTCAAAAGGTGAGCTCACCATCGTCCGGCGGCAAGACACGTGTTTCAATGAGGCATCTGAGGGACGGTGCAAATGCTTTTTCTAGACCAGATGTTCTAGATCAGTCGGCCAGAGTCTATCCGGAAAAGAAGGGATGCCAACAGTGAGACGGCGGCGCTTGCCGCGGGCCTAGTTCTGCTGACGGTGGTGCTTCGTCAACATCTTGATTTAGGATTAGCCGCATGGCGTTAGCCACGGTTTCGGCGCAGAAACCGTGGCTAACGCCCGTCGGCTAATAACTCGAACCCGCATTTTCAGAAGAACGAAGCACTAGCCATCGAACTTCGTCGGACACAGAAATTCATTTGACGTAGTTCGCTCTCGAGTCATCGAAATGGTGTGATTTAACGGACTATCTAGTTGCGATTGGCGACGGAACTGCTTAGCATCGCAGCACCATGAAACAGTTAGCTATCCGAAACCCCACCGCCATCCTGTTTCTCTTCTTATGTAGTACAGCAATAGAAGAGAGGCGTTGCGATGCCGATGTCATTGCCTACCTCAGTGAAACCCGATCGACCGGACCGGGGTATTTTCAGACTGACTTGCACTTCCAAGCCACCGCTGATTTGGTCGGTGACGACATCGAATACATCGAACTCGATATTTCCGGGTCGCACATCGATTCTGTTCCACTGACCAATTTTTCGGTGGTCGAATTCGAAGCCGCCATGCCCTTCGATGTTTGGAGGCAAATCCCGTTCGGGCAAACGCCCGGTAGCGAATCACGAATGGTGATCGAACCATTCTCGCCACCGGGAACAGATGTGTTTTTGATCCAGGATACACAGCCACTTACGATCGGAACTTTTACGTTCGACTACGGAGCGTTGAACTTGCCTTCAAGTTCAACGATCACTTTAGATATCTTTGGCACCGATGAAGACAAACCAACACGCACCACCGTCGTTGGTCTTCGATCCGTTACCGAGTCCTCGTTGATCGACCTGACGTACAGCAGTCCGCTCGGAGGTTCGTCGACAACGTTTGTGACCGCGATTCCTGAACCAAGCTTACTAGCCGCGGTCGTCTCGATCGCGACCGCCGTCTCGCTACGTCGAAGACGTTCTGCTGATCGCCCGAAAAACATTCGCTAACGTGACTGCTGCCACAACCAACCGATCACCTCGTCGACATCTTGCTGATGATCCTCGTTGATCAACCCCGCATGTCCGATGCCTTTTAGTAGCACGCGGCGTTTGGGATCGGGCAATCGATCGAAGACGCCCTCTTGAAGCTCCGGCGGCACCAATTCGTCTAGCTCGCTTTGCAACATCACCGTAGGAACGGTGACCTTCGGCGCGCTTTGGTGCAAATTCATTTCCGGAGGCAGACTCTCGGCAATCGCGTGCGCCAGGCGCCCCATCGGATATCGATCAGCGACCCCCTTGACCGTTTCGATCAAGGGTGGCGGATTTCGTAGGATCAATCCCGAAAGGCGATCACCGAATTCGCTCGCCAGATAAGTCGCCGTCGCGCAGCCAAGCGAATTGCCAGTCAACCAAACTCGGGTCCGCTTGGGATCGATTTGATCCAAAAGGTGCGACACAAAGGGACGCGCACGTGCAGGAATGTTGGACAACGAGGCACGTCCGGTCGAACGACCGTAGCCCGGTGCGTTCCAGGTACAGAGTCGGACGTGAACGTTTTCAAGCAATTGTCCTGGCCACCCAGTCGCCCGTTCGGCACGGCCGGCCGTCCCAGGAAACTTGATCACCAACAACTCTGGTCCGCCCCGCGAGTCGTTCGACTCCGATGGGGTCGTCTCGCTGACAAAGTACTCATCGCGATGACGCCCAGACTGAAACCAACGCCGTTGCTTTGATCCGATGTCTAATTCGTTCCGCGTCGGCCGCAGAACGAATCGGTCGAGAATTCGGCGTCGAAACGCAACGATCATGGCGATTCCGCTTCTCGCATTCGGTGGACACTGACTCTGGCATGATAGAAACCGAATCGTTGGTGTCTACCGCGATCGCTCGATTTGGAAGTTTCGATCCGGTCAGAAATCGATTGGATGAATCGGTCTTCGCAATGGGGGCCGAAGTTTTCGCTGACGACTCACCATCAACGACTTGGCTGACTAGGTCACACGCTGACCGGGCTGAGCACCTTCGTCGACGGATAACAAAAAGATGTCTTCCTTGCCCGGACCGGAGGCACAGACCATCCCTTCGCTCAGTCCGAACCGCATTTTGCGTGGCTTCAAATTGGCGACCATGACCACCAATCGGCCGACGATCGCTTCTGGATCATAAGCCGACTTGATTCCCGCAAACACTTGCCGCGTTTCGTCACCGCCAAGCCCAAGGGTTAGCTTCAACAGTTTATTGGCTTCCGGTACGTGCTCGGCCGTCAAGATGCGCGCGACTCGCAAATCGACTTTGACAAAGTCGTCGATCGTGATTTCCTCTTCGATCGGTTTCTCTTTGATCCATTGGTCGGAATCATTGAATGTGGAAACCGGCGCGTCACTATCGGCGGCAGCTTGCTCTTTCTCTTCTTCGATCATCTTTTCTAGATCCTCGGGTTGAATACGTTCCATCATGCGTGTGAATTTTTCGACCGACGTCCCCAGCAGCGGCTGTTGGCTTTGATCCCAAGACGTGATCGGTTCGTTCAGCAGCGCCGAACACTTCTCGGCCAGCGACGGCAGAACGGGCGACAGGTAGATCGATAACTGTCGAAACAGATTGAGCGCCACAGTGACCACGTCACGCAGTTCATCCTGGCGCTTGGGATCTTTTTTCATCTCCCACGGCTTGGCATGTTCGACAAAGGGATTCGCCGCATCGGCGAGTTCCATGATTAGCCGCATCGCACGGCTGTAATCACAACCTTCATAGGCCTGGGCAATTTCTTCGCCAGCGGCGGCCGCCTTGTCGAACAATCCGCCGTCATCGGGATAGGTGTCTGCTAGTCCGGTAATCCCCGCGAACTTTCCAACACGACTTGCCAAATTAACGACCTTGCCGACCAAGTCACTGTTAACCTTGTCGACAAACTCCTTGATCCCCAAGTCCAAGTCTTCGACCCGTGGCGTCAACTTTGTCGCATAGTAATAACGCAAGTAGTCCGGCTCGGAGTGCTTCAAATAGGTCTCGGCGGTGATCAATGTCCCCTTGGACTTGCTCATCTTCTCGCCGTCGACATTCAGGAAGCCGTGGATGTGGACCTTCGTCGGCAACTGATAACCGGCGGTGTGCAGCATACCGGGCCAGAACAACGTGTGGAAATACGTGATGTCCTTGCCGATGAAGTGATGAATCTCCGTCGACTCATCGCGCCACCACTGATCGAAAGACTCACCGTTTGCTTTACACCACTGTTCGGTAGACGAAATGTACCCGATCGGTGCGTCAAACCAGACATACCAATAGTTGCCCGGTGAATCGGGAATTTCAAAACCAAAGTACGGCGCCGGCCGGCTGATGTCCCAGTCGCGAAGCTCTTTGTCCTCGGCTAAAAAGTAGCCTTTCAAATAGTTCGCCGTTTCCTTCTGCAATGCATCGCCGTTTTCGATCCAATCAGCCAGAAAGCCGCGCAGTTTTTCCAGCTGTACGAACAAGTGAATCGCCGAACGGACTTCTGGGGTCGCACCGCTGAGCGTGCTGATCGGGTCGATCAATTCGGTCGGCGAATACGTCGCACCGCAAACGCAGTTATCGCCCGGTTGATCCTTGCGTCCACAGGTAGGGCAAGTCCCTCGGACAAAGCGATCGGCAAGAAACGTTTCCGCTTCGGGATCGTACAATTGTTCGATTGACTTTTCGGTCACCAAGTCGGCTTCGCGAAGAGCCTGCCATATCAAGTGGCACTGTCCGCGATTCTCTTCGCTGTGCGTGCTGCCGTAGTGATCGAATTCGACATGAAAGCCGGCGAAGTCGCGTTGGTGCTGACCGCTCATGTCCGCGATCAACTCCTCTTCGCTGCGGCCTTCTTTCTTAGCGCGAATCATGATCGCCGTGCCGTGCGTATCATCGGCGCAAATGTAAACACATCGATTGCCGATCAATCGCTGAAACCGTACCCAAATATCGGTCTGGATGTATTCGACCAAGTGACCGATATGGATCGGGCCGTTGGCATAGGGCAACGCACTGGTAACGAGAATTCGTCGGGTCATTGATTCGTAGGGGAGATTCTCGGGCGATGGATGCGAAAATATTAGATTTGCTGTCAAAACCAGCGGCGAAGGATGGCCTTTGTGTCAGACCGTTTCCGAGCGTGCCGAACGCACCACACGGATTTTGCCCACACGATGGCTCGCAAGGCGGGGGCATTCGAGCCGCCCTGACGGTGCGTTTGCCCGCAAAATGCTCGGCCGACGCTCGGCGATGGTGAGGATTGTACCGAACGCCGTGAAACTCGTAATCCCGCGTGTTTCACACTGTTTCGCAAACTTGATCCCCGGTTTGCCCTTGCCGTCGACAAGGGCGATCGCCGACAGTCACCCGTCCGCGGCAACGACCGCCGCATGGTACGCCCCGACGTGCACGGATTCGCGCGTCTGACTTATCGAGTCGATGGAGTGACAATGTTGGACCAAACGATGTTCGGCCGCCTTTCAGGGGCGGCGGTCACACTGGTTGTATTTTTGGTCTCGATGGTGACCGGTACGGAAACGGCTTCTGCCAAGCCCGTCTTAGTCGCCTTTGGATCGGAGCACTGCGGCCATTGTAAAGCGATGGAACCAACTCTTCGGCAACTCGAACAACAGGGCACCCCGATTCGCTACGTCGATGTCAATCGCGAATCGGATTTTGCTCGTCGCCACGGTGTACGGCAAGTACCAACACTTGTCGTTTTGTCGGGCGGACGAGAATTGACTCGGCTAGTTGGTGCCCAGTCGATGAGCAAAATCCGTGAGGCACTGGAATTTGATCAACGAAGATTGCTGCCGACCGAAACCGGCGTTCATCATGGACAACTGATTGATTCACCTGACGCTCGGTTCGCGCAAAAATCGTTCGTGCAAAACCCACCCATTGGCAACAGCTCGGTCGGTGAAGCGATGCCCAGTTTACAGCGGGCGCAAGCGGTCGAGCGTGCTCGTGCGGCAACGGTTCGCCTGCGGGTCAAAGACGGCCACGGGTTTGGCGTCGGTACCGGGACGATCATCGACCGCCACGGCGAAGAGGCGTTGGTGCTCACCTGCGGCCACTTGTTCCGCGAAACCCAACTCCAATCCAACGTCGAAGTTGACTTATTTATCGGCAACCAAGTTCGCACGGTCCCCGGTCAGGTCGTCGACTATGACGCCGAAGATCGCGACATCGCCCTGGTGACGATTCGTCCCGGCTGTGATGTCGCAGTGGTTCCTTTGATCGGCGGCAATGAAGTCCCGCAAATCGGTCAGACTGCGTTCAGTTTTGGATGTGACCGTGGTGCCGATCCCTCGCGCCGTGACACCCGCGTGACCGGAGTCGACAAATATAATCCACAGATCAACGCGTCGAACTTAGAAATCGCCGGTGCACCGATCGATGGCCGCAGCGGTGGCGGACTGTTCGATGACCGGGGTGTATTGATCGGCGTTTGCAACGCCGCCGACTACAATGACGATGTGGGCATCTACACCGGCCCTCGCAACATCGCTTGGCAGATGTCACGTATCGGCATGTCACACCTCTGTGATGGCAGCTCGAACGCGAACGTTGCTGCGACGGCGCCAGCGCGACCCTCCGGACCACAAACACAGCTCGCCACCATACCTCACGCCCTTCCTTCGGCGAGTCACGCACCGTCACAAAATCCCGTCGGCCAAGACATGATCGTGATCATCCGAGATCCCAATCATCCCAGCGGACAACGGGTGTTGAACGTCCGCCAGCCAACTGCCGAACTGTTAAGCCTGATCGAAAGCAGCGCCCGCCGTTAACCGGACGCATAAATTCAAGCGATTTTTTGGGTAGCGAAACTCGCCAACGGCTTGCCGATTTGATCAGCCACAATCGCGATAGCGTGTGGTTCTTCAGCACAAATCGGGGCTAATCCCCGTCGATCTAATCAGAAACGCGGCAAACATCCCCGTGACTAGTCGCGGTAGGAACGAATCGGTTCGTCAAAAGGATCGTCGTCAAACGGCAAATCATCTCCCAACAGATGACCAGGCAGATCGCTCAAAAAGTACAACTGGCAGTTTGTTCCCGCGGCGGCGAAATAGCGGTTGTGGTACGGTACGAACGCGCCTTGGTATCGTGACGTCCCCGTCATGATCAGTTCGTTTTTGGCGCGTGTCATCGCAACGTACAAGACGCGACGTTCTTCTTCTTCCTGATCATCGTCCCCGATGGAGCGGACGTGTGGATAATTACCCGGCTGGACTCCCAGTAGGTAACATACCGGTGCCTCGGTGCCTTTTGCGCTGTGGACAGT is a window of Roseiconus lacunae DNA encoding:
- a CDS encoding trypsin-like peptidase domain-containing protein; translated protein: MVRPDVHGFARLTYRVDGVTMLDQTMFGRLSGAAVTLVVFLVSMVTGTETASAKPVLVAFGSEHCGHCKAMEPTLRQLEQQGTPIRYVDVNRESDFARRHGVRQVPTLVVLSGGRELTRLVGAQSMSKIREALEFDQRRLLPTETGVHHGQLIDSPDARFAQKSFVQNPPIGNSSVGEAMPSLQRAQAVERARAATVRLRVKDGHGFGVGTGTIIDRHGEEALVLTCGHLFRETQLQSNVEVDLFIGNQVRTVPGQVVDYDAEDRDIALVTIRPGCDVAVVPLIGGNEVPQIGQTAFSFGCDRGADPSRRDTRVTGVDKYNPQINASNLEIAGAPIDGRSGGGLFDDRGVLIGVCNAADYNDDVGIYTGPRNIAWQMSRIGMSHLCDGSSNANVAATAPARPSGPQTQLATIPHALPSASHAPSQNPVGQDMIVIIRDPNHPSGQRVLNVRQPTAELLSLIESSARR
- the metG gene encoding methionine--tRNA ligase; the encoded protein is MTRRILVTSALPYANGPIHIGHLVEYIQTDIWVRFQRLIGNRCVYICADDTHGTAIMIRAKKEGRSEEELIADMSGQHQRDFAGFHVEFDHYGSTHSEENRGQCHLIWQALREADLVTEKSIEQLYDPEAETFLADRFVRGTCPTCGRKDQPGDNCVCGATYSPTELIDPISTLSGATPEVRSAIHLFVQLEKLRGFLADWIENGDALQKETANYLKGYFLAEDKELRDWDISRPAPYFGFEIPDSPGNYWYVWFDAPIGYISSTEQWCKANGESFDQWWRDESTEIHHFIGKDITYFHTLFWPGMLHTAGYQLPTKVHIHGFLNVDGEKMSKSKGTLITAETYLKHSEPDYLRYYYATKLTPRVEDLDLGIKEFVDKVNSDLVGKVVNLASRVGKFAGITGLADTYPDDGGLFDKAAAAGEEIAQAYEGCDYSRAMRLIMELADAANPFVEHAKPWEMKKDPKRQDELRDVVTVALNLFRQLSIYLSPVLPSLAEKCSALLNEPITSWDQSQQPLLGTSVEKFTRMMERIQPEDLEKMIEEEKEQAAADSDAPVSTFNDSDQWIKEKPIEEEITIDDFVKVDLRVARILTAEHVPEANKLLKLTLGLGGDETRQVFAGIKSAYDPEAIVGRLVVMVANLKPRKMRFGLSEGMVCASGPGKEDIFLLSVDEGAQPGQRVT